One window of the Leucobacter komagatae genome contains the following:
- the pth gene encoding aminoacyl-tRNA hydrolase codes for MASDSWLVVGLGNPGPKYEATRHNVGQMALDVLAGRMGAKFSPHKTNSRVAEGRLVPGGPKLILAKSNGYMNTSGGPVSALAKYFGVEPERVIVLHDELDLPFDSLKLKQGGGHGGHNGLRDIAKALGTPEFLRVRIGIGRPPGQQDPADFVLKPFASGERDTLAVLLEDAADASEMLVTDGLTATQQRFHGGAR; via the coding sequence GTGGCGAGTGATAGTTGGCTGGTCGTTGGCCTGGGCAACCCCGGGCCTAAGTACGAGGCGACTCGGCACAACGTCGGCCAGATGGCGCTCGACGTGCTGGCGGGCCGCATGGGTGCGAAGTTCTCGCCCCACAAGACGAACTCGCGCGTCGCCGAGGGCCGGCTTGTGCCCGGCGGGCCGAAGCTCATCCTCGCGAAGTCCAACGGGTACATGAACACGTCGGGCGGCCCGGTGTCGGCGCTCGCAAAGTACTTCGGCGTCGAGCCCGAACGCGTGATCGTGCTCCACGATGAGCTCGACCTCCCGTTCGATTCGCTGAAGCTCAAGCAGGGCGGTGGCCACGGCGGCCATAACGGCCTCCGAGACATCGCTAAGGCGCTCGGCACCCCCGAGTTTTTGCGCGTGCGCATCGGGATCGGGCGCCCGCCAGGCCAGCAGGATCCGGCCGACTTCGTGCTGAAACCGTTCGCTTCCGGTGAGCGCGACACGCTCGCCGTGCTGCTCGAAGATGCGGCAGATGCGAGCGAGATGCTCGTGACAGACGGGCTCACCGCGACGCAGCAGCGATTCCACGGGGGCGCACGATGA
- a CDS encoding 50S ribosomal protein L25/general stress protein Ctc has translation MSVENKLEATTRDNFGKGAARKLRAAGKTPVVVYGHGTDPKHITVETHPLSLIVRQANALIELDIEGKSELVLVKDVQKDPVRQIIEHVDMLIVKKGEKVEVEVPIHVTGTSFSGTTSLQDLNTARLLVPATSIPDSVVVDIEGAEEGTQILAGDLELPKGAELLDDADHLVVQVVVPRGAGADEEAAEAAEEAAAE, from the coding sequence ATGAGCGTAGAGAACAAGCTCGAAGCAACCACCCGCGATAACTTCGGTAAGGGTGCGGCCCGCAAGCTCCGCGCTGCAGGCAAGACCCCCGTCGTTGTCTACGGCCACGGCACCGACCCCAAGCACATCACGGTTGAGACCCACCCGCTGAGCCTCATCGTTCGCCAGGCGAACGCGCTCATCGAGCTCGACATCGAGGGTAAGTCGGAGCTCGTGCTCGTCAAGGACGTGCAGAAGGATCCCGTACGCCAGATCATCGAGCACGTCGACATGCTCATCGTGAAGAAGGGCGAGAAGGTCGAGGTCGAGGTTCCGATCCACGTCACCGGCACCTCGTTCTCGGGCACCACCTCGCTGCAGGACCTGAACACGGCACGCCTGCTCGTTCCTGCAACCTCGATCCCCGACTCGGTTGTCGTTGACATCGAGGGCGCGGAAGAGGGCACCCAGATTCTCGCCGGCGATCTCGAGCTCCCCAAGGGCGCCGAGCTCCTCGACGACGCCGACCACCTCGTTGTGCAGGTTGTCGTTCCCCGCGGCGCTGGCGCGGACGAGGAGGCCGCAGAGGCGGCAGAGGAAGCAGCTGCCGAGTAA
- a CDS encoding SDR family oxidoreductase gives MNEFPPNFTVGMIGGHGQIALKATALLSAAGHRVLSAIRNPNHAADVERAGGEPVVFDLERSSGDELARALGAADTLVFAAGAGPGSGPERKETVDYQGALTTMAAAAELGARVVQISYIGVATAPPESMGVDFAAYQRAKYAADLALEASGLDWVIVRPGTLTNEEGSGRVTVSSQLDRGPVSRDNVAQVLAEVVARPELGSVAFDLLDGDTEIGQAIATLGS, from the coding sequence GTGAACGAGTTTCCCCCAAATTTCACCGTCGGCATGATCGGCGGGCATGGGCAGATCGCCCTCAAAGCAACCGCGCTCTTGAGCGCAGCCGGCCACCGGGTGCTCAGCGCTATTCGGAACCCCAACCACGCGGCCGACGTCGAACGAGCGGGGGGAGAGCCCGTGGTGTTCGACCTCGAGCGATCCTCCGGCGACGAGCTCGCTCGTGCGCTCGGCGCCGCAGACACGCTCGTGTTCGCAGCTGGCGCCGGTCCGGGGTCTGGCCCCGAGCGCAAGGAAACCGTCGACTATCAAGGCGCGCTCACGACAATGGCGGCCGCCGCTGAGCTCGGCGCGCGGGTTGTACAGATCTCATACATCGGGGTTGCGACCGCGCCGCCGGAGTCCATGGGCGTTGATTTCGCCGCATACCAGCGCGCGAAGTACGCGGCCGATCTCGCCCTCGAAGCCAGCGGGCTCGACTGGGTGATCGTGCGCCCCGGCACCCTGACAAACGAAGAAGGGAGCGGCCGCGTGACCGTGAGCTCCCAGCTCGACCGTGGGCCGGTGAGCCGCGACAACGTCGCACAGGTGCTCGCCGAGGTGGTGGCGCGCCCCGAACTCGGCAGTGTCGCCTTCGACTTGCTCGACGGCGACACGGAAATCGGGCAGGCAATCGCGACGCTCGGGTCGTAG
- a CDS encoding aminoacyl-tRNA deacylase, with translation MTDAAETSQSAPAETRRAASDAAARGLTVEFVVRDGTGRPTNADFGGAQIVKSVVVQRGDSFVFVLTPLDGQFSWAKLRAHLGVNRLSLPDADAAYAATGYKRGTITPLGSSTAWPVIVDEGLRGQTVVVGAGSPGIGALVDADALVEAYGADTVQLTGAQTE, from the coding sequence GTGACGGACGCAGCAGAGACCAGCCAGAGCGCACCAGCTGAGACCAGGCGTGCCGCGTCCGATGCTGCGGCACGCGGGCTCACCGTCGAGTTCGTGGTGCGCGACGGCACCGGCCGCCCGACCAACGCAGACTTTGGCGGCGCTCAGATCGTGAAGAGCGTCGTCGTACAGCGCGGCGACAGCTTCGTGTTCGTGCTCACCCCACTCGACGGTCAGTTCAGCTGGGCGAAGCTGCGTGCGCACCTCGGCGTCAACCGGCTATCGCTGCCCGACGCCGACGCTGCCTACGCCGCAACGGGCTACAAGCGCGGCACAATCACGCCGCTCGGGTCAAGCACAGCCTGGCCTGTCATCGTGGATGAGGGTCTGCGCGGGCAGACCGTCGTCGTTGGCGCGGGCAGCCCGGGCATCGGGGCGCTCGTCGACGCCGACGCGCTCGTCGAGGCGTATGGCGCCGACACCGTGCAGCTCACCGGCGCTCAAACCGAATAG
- a CDS encoding SDR family oxidoreductase: protein MTRTYVVTGSASGIGATTAQTLRDRGDRVIGIDLKGAEVEADLSTHDGRIDAAARATELAGGVIDGVIACAGISAPIAKTISINYFGVTELLEALRPALAAAEAPRAAVVSSMASLQPNSKEMVEAALAGDEAKTLEIADAVVAQGPEVGYLVYPSSKRAIARWVRREAVTPEWAGAGIALNAVAPGTVVTPMTEQLLATEEGRAMVDAAVPMPLNSHQPAQSIADVLVWLTDANNTHMAGQVIYCDGGADASLRGDDIWSWNDQ, encoded by the coding sequence ATGACACGTACCTATGTTGTGACCGGCTCAGCTTCAGGCATTGGGGCAACGACGGCACAGACGCTGCGCGACCGAGGGGATCGTGTGATCGGTATCGACCTCAAGGGCGCCGAAGTCGAGGCCGACCTCTCCACACACGACGGCCGAATCGACGCGGCAGCGCGCGCGACCGAACTCGCGGGCGGCGTGATCGACGGCGTGATCGCGTGCGCGGGCATCTCCGCTCCGATCGCGAAGACCATCTCGATCAACTACTTCGGCGTCACCGAGCTCCTCGAGGCGCTGCGGCCGGCGCTCGCCGCAGCCGAGGCTCCTCGCGCCGCCGTCGTCTCATCGATGGCGTCGCTGCAGCCCAACTCCAAGGAGATGGTCGAAGCCGCGCTCGCCGGTGACGAGGCGAAGACGCTCGAGATCGCTGACGCGGTCGTGGCGCAGGGCCCCGAGGTCGGTTACCTCGTGTACCCGTCGTCAAAGCGGGCCATTGCCCGCTGGGTGAGGCGCGAGGCGGTGACGCCCGAGTGGGCCGGCGCTGGCATCGCGCTCAACGCGGTCGCACCCGGCACGGTCGTGACTCCGATGACCGAGCAGTTGCTCGCCACGGAGGAGGGCCGCGCGATGGTCGATGCGGCGGTTCCGATGCCGCTCAACTCGCACCAGCCGGCGCAGTCGATCGCTGACGTGCTCGTCTGGCTCACGGACGCGAACAACACGCACATGGCAGGCCAGGTCATCTACTGCGACGGTGGCGCTGACGCGTCGCTGCGCGGTGACGACATCTGGTCGTGGAACGACCAGTAA
- a CDS encoding MarR family winged helix-turn-helix transcriptional regulator gives MPARPSETTAADLLTAVVGLISNWTAAVTQGSIAAAINLDIAEGDVRALYVIGQHRAGVQPAALAAELRLSRPTMSKTLSRLATAGLIDRTPSRTDARSALIELSESGQTAYDGLVLYGIRMVERATAGLRPDEIGTVTEVARKLLQPEPSA, from the coding sequence ATGCCAGCCAGACCCAGTGAGACAACCGCCGCCGACCTGCTCACTGCCGTCGTCGGTCTGATTTCAAACTGGACGGCGGCGGTGACCCAGGGCAGTATCGCGGCAGCGATCAATCTCGACATCGCCGAGGGCGACGTGCGCGCGCTCTACGTCATCGGGCAGCACCGCGCAGGCGTGCAGCCAGCGGCGCTCGCCGCGGAGCTCCGGCTGAGCCGGCCAACGATGAGCAAGACACTGAGCAGGCTCGCGACCGCGGGCCTCATCGACCGGACGCCGAGTCGCACTGACGCGCGCTCCGCGCTCATCGAACTCTCCGAGTCCGGGCAAACGGCGTACGACGGCCTCGTGCTCTACGGGATTCGCATGGTCGAACGCGCGACGGCAGGGCTTCGACCCGACGAGATTGGCACCGTCACCGAGGTCGCAAGAAAGCTGCTTCAGCCGGAACCATCCGCCTAG
- a CDS encoding response regulator: MTMSAPETSPIRVAIVDDQAMVRQGFGALLGAQPDITVVGDAADGDEVLELARRARPDVILMDIRMPRMNGLDATRALLGRPGDDHPRVIMLTTFDADEYVFSALRAGASGFLLKDASAEDLVGAVRVVASGEALLAPSVTRRLIADYAARPERKQSATLSQVTERELDVMRLIAAGHTNAEVAERLFLSEQTVKTHVSRLLSKLGLRDRTQLVIAAYESGLVTAGG, translated from the coding sequence ATGACCATGAGCGCCCCCGAGACCTCTCCCATTCGTGTCGCGATCGTCGACGACCAGGCGATGGTGCGGCAGGGCTTCGGCGCGCTGCTCGGCGCCCAGCCCGACATCACCGTGGTCGGGGATGCCGCGGACGGCGATGAGGTGCTTGAGCTTGCGCGCCGCGCGCGCCCGGACGTGATCCTGATGGACATTCGTATGCCGCGGATGAACGGCCTCGACGCGACCCGTGCGCTGCTTGGCAGGCCGGGCGACGACCACCCGCGGGTCATTATGCTCACGACGTTCGATGCCGACGAGTACGTGTTCTCGGCGCTGCGGGCGGGCGCGAGCGGGTTTCTCCTCAAGGACGCGAGCGCGGAGGATCTCGTTGGCGCGGTGCGCGTCGTCGCGTCGGGCGAGGCCTTGCTCGCGCCGTCGGTGACGCGGCGGCTCATCGCCGACTACGCGGCCAGGCCGGAGCGCAAGCAGAGCGCGACCTTGTCGCAGGTCACCGAGCGCGAACTCGATGTGATGCGGCTCATCGCGGCGGGGCACACGAACGCCGAGGTTGCGGAGCGGCTGTTCCTCTCTGAGCAGACCGTGAAGACCCACGTCTCCCGGCTGCTGAGCAAGCTCGGGCTGCGCGACCGGACGCAGCTGGTCATTGCCGCCTATGAGTCGGGGCTCGTGACCGCTGGCGGCTGA
- a CDS encoding sensor domain-containing protein — MVNTAAQTTVPSRGGRWSELFNPARVMRDIGYVLPGFFVSLFAFSLLVPLASLGIATLIIWLGALLLPATLLLATKFAHLSRSRAAWWGESVPPPGYQVVGEGVTGFMRIMADGRRWLDLAFETLVAFPARAITFSIGITWLSAALGGHDLVHLGPVPSRKRQRLPRQHASRPVRRCTDPRGRLLARR, encoded by the coding sequence ATGGTGAATACAGCAGCACAGACGACAGTGCCATCGCGAGGAGGCAGGTGGTCAGAGCTCTTCAACCCAGCCCGAGTGATGCGCGACATCGGCTACGTGCTTCCCGGTTTCTTTGTCTCGCTGTTCGCGTTCTCGCTGCTCGTCCCCCTCGCATCCCTCGGCATCGCTACCCTCATCATTTGGCTCGGCGCGCTCCTACTCCCCGCTACGCTCCTGCTCGCGACGAAGTTCGCACACCTCTCCCGGAGCCGCGCCGCCTGGTGGGGCGAGAGCGTTCCGCCCCCCGGCTACCAGGTTGTCGGCGAAGGCGTGACCGGGTTCATGCGCATCATGGCGGACGGCCGCCGGTGGCTCGACCTCGCGTTCGAGACGCTCGTCGCGTTTCCGGCTCGCGCGATCACGTTCTCGATCGGGATCACCTGGCTGTCGGCCGCGCTCGGGGGGCACGACCTGGTTCATCTGGGCCCGGTTCCTTCCCGAAAACGACAGCGTCTTCCCCGGCAACATGCTTCTCGCCCTGTTCGGCGATGCACTGACCCCAGAGGTCGCCTACTCGCGCGCCGCTGA
- a CDS encoding sensor histidine kinase produces MLLALFGDALTPEVAYSRAAEGVTYTVFGVVTFLLLPIVMRALAVFDIALTRAGLGGNAAEAPAAPTAASPSDGMSLAEALPFASFTGWSWILIGFATVATIAVTWPLLVTLYEVHPAIAMVLAAAEAAAVALALRLPALAIALGTVTPAATTLITAAPIATPWPWPVTMLIVQALLAFIIGLRHDWRWVLAALALPQLAVIAAVAFSGAGFTGGAITSLVISSSVALGLGLCGIVAQRLLENRGALRAERQHSAELDAKQRELSERNVVARELHDVVAHSMSVVSIQANTAKYRIPGLGDEAEAEFEAIAQSSRQALSEMRGLLATLRDSDGTAPLAPQPTLADLPALIQSSRNSGAEINYRTAGDAPAESVLSATGLTVYRVVQESLANAMRHAPGAAIDVTVTLGDDTITVGVVNGPAPQEAPPAPGSGLGLAGLRERVTALGGSVTAGPTPAAAGEGSGSAGAGFAVSVELPR; encoded by the coding sequence ATGCTTCTCGCCCTGTTCGGCGATGCACTGACCCCAGAGGTCGCCTACTCGCGCGCCGCTGAGGGCGTGACCTACACGGTCTTCGGCGTTGTTACGTTCCTACTGCTGCCCATCGTCATGCGTGCGCTTGCGGTGTTCGACATCGCCCTCACTCGCGCGGGCCTCGGCGGGAACGCGGCGGAGGCGCCGGCTGCCCCGACCGCCGCCAGCCCTAGCGACGGCATGTCGCTGGCCGAGGCGCTGCCGTTCGCGTCATTCACTGGCTGGTCATGGATCCTGATCGGCTTCGCCACCGTCGCGACGATCGCCGTGACTTGGCCCCTCCTTGTCACGCTCTACGAGGTGCACCCTGCGATCGCGATGGTGCTCGCCGCCGCTGAGGCGGCCGCGGTTGCCCTCGCGCTGCGGCTCCCCGCCCTTGCGATCGCGCTTGGCACCGTCACGCCCGCCGCGACCACGCTCATCACCGCCGCGCCCATCGCCACTCCGTGGCCGTGGCCCGTCACCATGCTGATCGTGCAGGCGCTTCTCGCCTTCATCATCGGGCTGCGGCACGACTGGCGGTGGGTACTCGCGGCGCTCGCGCTCCCGCAGCTCGCCGTCATCGCGGCCGTCGCGTTCTCGGGGGCCGGGTTCACTGGCGGCGCGATCACGAGCCTCGTCATCAGCAGTTCCGTGGCACTCGGTCTGGGGCTCTGCGGAATCGTCGCGCAGCGCCTGCTCGAGAACCGTGGGGCGCTTCGCGCCGAGCGCCAGCACAGCGCAGAGCTCGATGCGAAGCAGCGTGAGCTGTCCGAGCGCAATGTCGTCGCGCGCGAGCTGCACGACGTCGTCGCCCACAGCATGTCGGTCGTGAGCATCCAGGCGAACACGGCGAAGTACCGCATCCCCGGGCTCGGTGACGAGGCGGAGGCCGAGTTCGAGGCGATCGCGCAGTCATCGCGGCAGGCTCTCTCCGAGATGCGCGGGCTGCTCGCGACGCTCCGCGACAGCGACGGCACGGCCCCGCTCGCACCGCAGCCCACCCTCGCCGACCTGCCGGCGCTCATCCAGTCGAGCCGCAACTCGGGTGCCGAGATCAATTACCGCACAGCGGGTGACGCTCCCGCCGAGAGCGTGCTGTCAGCGACGGGGCTCACCGTGTATCGCGTCGTTCAGGAGAGCCTCGCGAACGCGATGCGGCACGCCCCCGGCGCCGCGATCGACGTGACGGTCACGCTCGGGGACGACACGATCACCGTCGGCGTCGTCAACGGCCCCGCACCCCAGGAGGCGCCGCCTGCGCCGGGCTCGGGCCTCGGCCTCGCCGGGCTGCGGGAGCGCGTCACCGCGCTCGGCGGGTCGGTCACGGCCGGGCCGACGCCCGCTGCTGCCGGTGAGGGGTCAGGATCGGCCGGCGCTGGGTTCGCGGTGAGCGTCGAACTGCCCCGGTAG
- a CDS encoding homoserine dehydrogenase — protein MTLRVVRVALTGSGGIGSRVAVALLARRVRYAERFGVDLRLVGAAGSRAGIVGSGGIAVGEFEDRASWALGLTGAAFLAEAAPDVIIDAGPNDYETGGPGLAHLEWALPRGIHAIMVSKSALALHGARLLGLASASSSRVHASGASSAALPAVDFLRHNLAGASVTRVEAALTGTTSFVLDAVTRQGSSLDAAVAEAISRGIAEPDPTFDLDGSDTAAKLVVIAGLALGEWLPFRGITRESVLEVTGARVAAWREAGEKPALVGVLERTATGYEARVEVRAYPREHPFASATGSTKALMVSAEGFGDYTLVGGASTPEATVAAVLKDVEHLLAEL, from the coding sequence ATGACCCTGCGCGTCGTGCGGGTAGCGCTCACCGGGAGTGGCGGGATCGGATCTCGCGTCGCGGTGGCGCTGCTCGCGCGGCGCGTTCGCTATGCGGAACGCTTCGGGGTCGACCTTCGTCTCGTCGGCGCGGCGGGGAGCCGCGCGGGCATCGTCGGATCGGGCGGGATCGCGGTGGGCGAGTTCGAGGATCGCGCCTCGTGGGCGCTGGGGCTCACCGGGGCCGCGTTCCTCGCAGAAGCGGCACCCGATGTCATCATCGACGCCGGGCCGAACGATTACGAGACAGGCGGCCCGGGGCTCGCGCACCTTGAGTGGGCGCTGCCGCGCGGCATCCACGCGATCATGGTCTCAAAGAGCGCCCTCGCCCTGCACGGCGCCAGGTTGCTCGGCCTCGCGAGCGCGAGCAGCAGCCGGGTGCACGCGAGCGGGGCGAGCTCGGCGGCGCTGCCCGCCGTCGACTTCCTCAGACACAACCTGGCGGGCGCGAGTGTCACGCGCGTGGAAGCCGCGCTCACGGGCACAACCTCGTTCGTGCTCGACGCGGTCACCCGGCAAGGATCCTCGCTCGACGCCGCCGTCGCCGAAGCGATCTCGCGCGGGATCGCGGAGCCAGACCCCACCTTCGACCTCGACGGCAGCGACACGGCGGCGAAGCTCGTTGTCATCGCGGGGCTTGCGCTCGGCGAGTGGCTGCCATTTCGCGGGATCACACGGGAAAGCGTGCTCGAGGTCACCGGCGCGCGGGTGGCCGCCTGGCGCGAGGCGGGGGAGAAGCCCGCGCTCGTCGGCGTGCTCGAACGGACGGCGACCGGTTACGAGGCGCGGGTCGAGGTGCGGGCGTACCCGCGCGAGCACCCGTTCGCGTCAGCGACGGGGAGCACGAAAGCGCTCATGGTCTCGGCCGAAGGCTTCGGCGACTACACCCTGGTCGGTGGCGCTTCGACGCCAGAGGCGACGGTCGCCGCGGTGCTCAAGGACGTCGAGCACCTCCTCGCAGAGCTCTAA